A genome region from Psychrobacter jeotgali includes the following:
- a CDS encoding primosomal protein N' codes for MLVQVALPVPLYRVFDYRIPADVNAFSSGSIPKVGCRVEVPFGRQTLIGIVINHIASADSSVPSNKLKAIKRCLDDEPILNEKMLTLAHWLARYYHYPLGDVLSVMLPSLVRQGKPLDLLITHWRVLPQVTDDAFRANAKKQKQQFDMLKLHGERGASEDVLLLEGMQRSFLKTLEDKGLIERYIQKRSAPTPVSLAKMPLDLNEEQQQAVDAIIAAHEAEKYSGFLLNGITGSGKTEVYLQAMQAVLETGKQVLILVPEIGLTPQTRARFASRFAAQIVLLHSGMTNTYRLQGWQDCRTGHAQIIIGTRSSILYPFANLGLIVVDEAHDSSYKQQDTLRYHAADVALYRGLQDQIPVLLGTATPTLEHLKLVDDGKLIEYQLRTRPGNAKPAPMQLIDARLQTTHQQTQDDGARYDTGLTDKLIGAIKQTLEAGDQVLIFLNRRGYAPVLLCEACGWQADCPRCDAHLTVHYSSQNKQNAYLKCHHCDWQAYIPAVCPDCGSQNLDAKGMGTTRLSENLHAIFANPQTSKQTYPIIQIDRDTTRRKDSWENIYQRINEGKPAILVGTQMVAKGHHFPNVTLVCLPNADRGFLSADFRSPEHTAQLMIQVAGRAGRGDKAGRVLIQTLQPENELLLKLVKDGYLSFARSLLQERKMMGLPPFSHAALIRCEGKTLAATTQALKDAIAGLPASHNLAILGPIDAPMSKKNSRYHSQLLLLAKNRPQLHQVLNQWWPSVLLMPSAKYLKLTLDIDPVGW; via the coding sequence ATGTTGGTACAAGTTGCTTTGCCTGTTCCCCTTTATCGGGTGTTTGACTACCGTATACCGGCAGATGTCAACGCTTTTTCTAGCGGCTCTATACCTAAAGTTGGCTGCCGGGTCGAGGTGCCTTTTGGACGCCAAACCTTGATAGGCATTGTCATTAATCATATTGCTAGCGCTGATAGTAGCGTTCCTAGTAATAAGCTCAAGGCTATCAAACGTTGTTTAGACGATGAGCCGATTTTAAATGAGAAAATGCTAACCTTAGCGCATTGGCTTGCACGCTATTATCATTATCCACTTGGCGACGTACTATCAGTGATGTTGCCCAGCCTAGTCCGCCAAGGTAAACCGTTAGATCTGCTAATCACTCATTGGCGGGTTTTACCGCAGGTGACCGATGATGCTTTTCGTGCCAATGCCAAAAAGCAAAAACAGCAATTTGATATGCTAAAACTACACGGCGAGCGTGGTGCGAGCGAAGATGTACTATTACTAGAAGGCATGCAGCGCTCGTTTCTAAAAACACTAGAAGATAAAGGACTGATTGAGCGCTATATCCAAAAAAGATCGGCACCAACGCCTGTCAGTTTAGCCAAAATGCCGCTGGATTTAAACGAGGAGCAACAACAAGCCGTCGACGCTATCATTGCTGCTCACGAGGCTGAAAAATACAGTGGATTTTTACTCAATGGTATTACTGGTAGTGGCAAGACTGAGGTCTATCTGCAAGCAATGCAAGCAGTGCTAGAAACAGGTAAGCAAGTGTTAATTCTAGTGCCAGAGATTGGCCTGACACCGCAAACTCGGGCGCGTTTTGCCAGTCGTTTTGCCGCTCAAATTGTGCTGCTGCATTCGGGAATGACCAACACCTATCGTCTACAAGGCTGGCAAGACTGCCGTACCGGTCATGCGCAAATCATCATCGGCACGCGCTCATCTATCCTCTATCCTTTCGCTAATCTAGGGCTTATCGTCGTTGACGAAGCCCATGATAGCTCTTATAAACAGCAAGATACCTTGCGTTATCATGCCGCCGATGTTGCACTGTATCGCGGGCTACAAGATCAGATTCCAGTGCTACTTGGCACCGCAACGCCTACCCTTGAGCATCTAAAACTAGTGGATGACGGCAAGTTAATCGAATACCAACTGCGCACCCGTCCCGGTAATGCCAAACCCGCCCCCATGCAGCTGATTGATGCGCGTCTGCAAACTACCCATCAGCAGACTCAGGACGATGGCGCACGCTATGATACTGGATTGACTGACAAGTTGATTGGTGCCATCAAACAAACCTTGGAAGCCGGAGACCAAGTGTTAATATTCTTAAACCGTCGCGGTTATGCCCCGGTATTATTATGCGAAGCTTGTGGCTGGCAGGCTGATTGTCCTCGCTGTGATGCGCATTTAACCGTACATTATAGTAGTCAAAATAAACAAAATGCTTATCTCAAATGCCACCACTGCGATTGGCAAGCTTATATTCCAGCGGTTTGTCCTGATTGTGGTAGCCAAAACTTAGATGCCAAAGGTATGGGCACTACCCGGCTAAGCGAAAACCTACATGCTATCTTTGCCAATCCACAAACCAGTAAACAGACTTATCCCATTATCCAAATCGACCGTGATACTACTCGCCGCAAAGACAGTTGGGAAAATATTTACCAGCGTATTAATGAAGGCAAACCTGCGATATTGGTTGGCACCCAAATGGTCGCCAAAGGTCACCACTTTCCTAATGTAACTTTAGTATGTTTACCGAATGCCGATAGAGGGTTTTTATCAGCAGACTTTCGCTCGCCTGAGCATACCGCTCAGCTGATGATTCAAGTCGCCGGACGTGCCGGACGTGGTGACAAGGCGGGGCGGGTGTTAATTCAGACCTTACAGCCTGAAAACGAGCTGCTATTAAAACTGGTCAAAGACGGCTATTTATCCTTTGCCCGTAGTTTATTGCAAGAGCGTAAAATGATGGGACTACCGCCCTTTAGCCACGCCGCTTTAATTCGCTGTGAAGGCAAAACTTTGGCTGCAACGACCCAAGCCCTTAAAGATGCTATCGCTGGCTTGCCTGCCTCTCATAACTTAGCCATTCTTGGGCCTATCGATGCGCCGATGAGTAAGAAGAACAGCCGCTATCACTCGCAGCTGTTGTTGCTTGCCAAAAACCGCCCCCAACTGCATCAGGTGCTCAATCAGTGGTGGCCGTCCGTACTTTTGATGCCCAGTGCTAAATATCTAAAGCTGACTTTAGATATTGATCCGGTCGGTTGGTAA
- a CDS encoding RelA/SpoT family protein codes for MSQTLPKLSHHMVDDARSNLLRSVGYLTAAERRDIADACEFGDIAHIKDKRKSGEPYITHPIAVAEILAGFRLDRDTIIAAILHDTVEDTEVSDEEIEQRYGKVVARLVDGVTKLKSSNHNKQQNKAATFHKILTATLDDPRVLIIKLADRLHNMSTLDAVRPEKQRSTAQETLDFYVPFARLMGLNDIADYIEVLCYRNLDSKMYNKLADKLLQHGLGRNFQKEAIHRYLMIVLTNLELGGHVKILDNRVSMYRQFFRNRGEINALLRQYSFEIVLDNIEACDKLAYYLIKKYQIADSHIEDNIRRPLPGGNQSLTLIYERDNDFIKVTIMTKQMQNAARLGVIGAEHASDISQSVIQASLRNMKDLVDEESLDDNNPDFSAAVSTINELMDYLHSSKILCYSPQGRAYELPQGATALDFAYAVGPMVGNVAVGANIDHKKAKLGTVVKNGQLIEIEVESDSEPKAEWLGFVVTNKAREEILRWFKDLSPEGKQRHGQEALDRALKTYQKGLDDLNASDWDNLLEWRGLTEKDQLFEQISSGILLPQLVVSRLFSDEVACINAQNSTNEMAQPQQLVANAAGVELDFANCCHPIYGDPIVGHLSRHGLVVHRHKCFSLDEIRKDNPYQVIQLRWRDDKAIKQNDTGEHSERIRFPAYLKLSISLSDEQTSQVIYNLRQLNIGVETVDVRSSDTIVHVIVRSRVHLAKGIRELRSLLGFPNIMRLYQL; via the coding sequence ACCCAAACTTAGCCATCATATGGTCGATGATGCTCGATCTAATTTACTGCGTTCAGTAGGTTATCTGACGGCTGCGGAGCGGCGTGACATTGCTGATGCTTGTGAGTTTGGAGATATTGCTCATATTAAAGACAAACGTAAATCAGGCGAACCCTATATTACCCATCCAATTGCAGTTGCAGAGATATTAGCGGGCTTTCGTTTGGATCGAGATACAATTATCGCCGCTATTTTGCATGATACCGTTGAAGATACTGAAGTTAGTGACGAAGAAATTGAGCAGCGTTATGGCAAGGTAGTAGCACGTTTAGTCGACGGGGTGACTAAGCTAAAATCATCCAATCATAATAAACAACAAAATAAAGCTGCCACCTTTCATAAGATATTGACCGCAACCCTTGATGATCCACGAGTACTCATTATAAAGCTCGCTGATCGCTTGCATAATATGTCGACTCTAGATGCAGTAAGGCCTGAAAAGCAGCGCTCTACTGCACAAGAAACTTTAGACTTTTACGTACCATTTGCACGCCTAATGGGACTCAATGACATTGCTGATTATATTGAGGTCCTGTGCTATCGCAACCTTGACTCGAAGATGTATAACAAGCTGGCGGACAAACTACTCCAGCATGGACTGGGACGTAACTTTCAAAAAGAAGCCATCCATCGTTATCTGATGATCGTCTTAACCAATCTAGAGTTGGGTGGTCATGTCAAGATTTTAGATAACCGCGTCTCTATGTATAGGCAGTTCTTTCGTAATCGTGGTGAGATAAATGCGCTGCTACGTCAATATTCATTTGAGATTGTGCTGGATAACATCGAAGCTTGTGACAAGCTGGCTTATTATTTAATTAAGAAGTATCAGATTGCCGACTCCCATATTGAAGATAATATTCGTCGGCCGCTACCGGGTGGTAATCAGTCGCTGACGCTTATCTATGAGCGTGATAATGACTTCATTAAAGTCACCATTATGACCAAACAAATGCAAAATGCAGCACGGCTTGGGGTCATTGGTGCCGAGCACGCCTCAGATATCAGTCAGTCGGTCATTCAAGCCTCCCTGCGTAATATGAAAGATTTGGTCGATGAAGAGTCTTTAGATGATAATAATCCTGACTTTTCAGCAGCAGTTTCTACTATTAATGAGCTGATGGATTATTTGCACTCAAGCAAAATCCTTTGCTACAGCCCTCAAGGCCGTGCATATGAGCTGCCACAAGGCGCCACTGCTCTAGATTTTGCTTATGCGGTCGGCCCTATGGTGGGTAATGTAGCGGTCGGAGCGAATATTGACCATAAAAAGGCCAAACTAGGTACGGTTGTCAAAAACGGTCAACTGATAGAGATTGAGGTCGAAAGCGACTCTGAGCCCAAAGCAGAATGGTTAGGATTCGTGGTTACCAATAAAGCTCGGGAAGAGATTCTACGCTGGTTTAAAGATTTATCTCCAGAAGGTAAGCAGCGCCATGGTCAAGAAGCATTGGACCGTGCGCTTAAAACCTATCAAAAGGGGCTCGATGATCTGAATGCTAGTGATTGGGATAATTTATTGGAATGGCGCGGTTTAACTGAAAAAGACCAATTATTTGAACAAATAAGCTCTGGCATTTTATTGCCTCAATTGGTGGTATCCCGCTTATTTAGTGACGAGGTCGCTTGTATAAATGCGCAAAACTCTACTAATGAAATGGCGCAGCCCCAGCAACTAGTCGCTAATGCTGCTGGAGTAGAGCTGGATTTTGCCAACTGTTGTCATCCGATTTATGGCGACCCTATCGTTGGTCATTTATCACGTCATGGATTAGTAGTGCATCGTCATAAATGCTTTTCACTGGACGAAATTCGTAAAGATAACCCTTATCAAGTCATTCAGCTGCGTTGGCGTGACGATAAAGCCATCAAGCAAAATGATACTGGTGAACATAGCGAAAGAATCCGCTTCCCCGCTTATCTAAAGCTTTCTATATCGCTAAGTGATGAGCAAACCAGCCAAGTGATTTATAATTTACGTCAATTAAATATTGGGGTCGAGACCGTTGATGTGCGTAGTAGTGATACTATTGTGCATGTTATCGTCCGTAGCCGCGTGCATCTGGCTAAAGGTATTCGTGAACTGCGCTCATTATTAGGATTTCCTAATATCATGCGCCTTTATCAGCTTTAA
- a CDS encoding cation diffusion facilitator family transporter, whose amino-acid sequence MSPKHSNLKDNNHDYTYDDEDDHDHDEHLEQTTPPRDTKGYQRTLFISFLIITGYMFVEAIGGWLTGSLALLSDAGHMLSDAIALGATLMAFKIGEKAATHQKTFGYKRFEILVASVNGVTLVVIALMIFYEAIKRFNSPPEIATQGMLIVATIGMLVNILVAWLMHRSSNSSDSHEHSHDEKSDSKEPANLNMQSAYLHVLSDLMGSVAAIIAALLMMSFGWVWADAAASVIVAVLILFSGYRVVRDSVHILMEGTPTGISLVNIEQNLVAHPQVEQVHDLHVWSITSGLNALSCHVVVDGDMRITEASLLIADLEQRLLDLNIHHATIQVESLSHPQTDTHSDALVCNISEAPADDSGAHIGHNH is encoded by the coding sequence ATGAGTCCAAAACATTCCAATCTCAAAGATAATAATCATGACTATACTTACGATGATGAAGACGATCATGACCACGATGAGCATTTAGAACAAACCACACCACCGCGTGATACTAAAGGTTATCAGCGTACTCTATTCATCAGCTTTCTCATTATTACCGGTTATATGTTCGTTGAAGCTATCGGTGGGTGGCTGACAGGAAGTTTGGCGCTATTGTCAGATGCCGGTCACATGCTCAGCGATGCAATAGCATTGGGCGCAACCTTGATGGCGTTCAAAATTGGTGAGAAGGCAGCTACTCATCAAAAAACCTTTGGTTATAAACGTTTTGAGATTTTGGTCGCTAGCGTCAATGGCGTGACCCTAGTCGTTATTGCGCTAATGATCTTTTATGAAGCGATTAAGCGTTTTAACTCTCCGCCAGAGATTGCTACTCAAGGCATGCTTATTGTCGCTACGATCGGTATGCTGGTCAATATTTTAGTGGCATGGCTTATGCATCGTAGTAGCAATTCGAGCGATAGTCATGAACATAGTCATGATGAAAAATCTGATAGTAAAGAGCCTGCTAACCTGAATATGCAAAGCGCCTATCTACATGTCTTAAGCGATTTGATGGGTTCGGTTGCCGCTATTATTGCCGCCCTACTCATGATGAGCTTCGGTTGGGTATGGGCAGATGCGGCTGCATCGGTTATCGTTGCTGTGCTGATTTTATTCAGTGGCTATCGTGTGGTACGAGATTCGGTACATATCCTTATGGAGGGTACGCCAACCGGTATCTCTTTGGTCAATATCGAGCAGAATCTGGTAGCGCATCCACAAGTAGAACAGGTGCATGATTTGCATGTTTGGAGTATAACCAGCGGCCTCAACGCTCTATCTTGTCACGTAGTCGTTGATGGCGATATGAGAATCACCGAGGCCAGCTTATTGATTGCTGATTTGGAACAGCGTCTGCTCGACCTAAATATTCATCATGCTACTATTCAGGTGGAAAGCTTGTCGCATCCACAAACAGACACCCATAGTGATGCGCTTGTATGCAATATATCAGAAGCTCCTGCCGACGACTCCGGCGCTCATATTGGCCATAATCACTGA
- a CDS encoding Rid family detoxifying hydrolase has product MTRQTIQTDKAPAAVGTYSQAVKVGNTVYISGQLGFDPETMELKEGFAAQAEQAFANIKAICAAAGGSINDVVKFNVSLTDLNDFATLNEVFVAQLSEPYPARAAVQVAALPKGGVVEIESILYIE; this is encoded by the coding sequence ATGACTCGTCAAACCATCCAAACTGATAAAGCTCCTGCTGCCGTCGGCACTTATTCACAAGCGGTAAAAGTGGGCAATACTGTCTATATCTCAGGCCAACTTGGATTTGATCCTGAAACTATGGAGTTAAAAGAGGGCTTTGCAGCGCAAGCTGAGCAAGCTTTTGCTAATATTAAAGCCATTTGTGCAGCAGCTGGCGGTAGTATTAATGACGTGGTTAAATTTAACGTCTCTCTCACTGATCTAAATGACTTTGCCACTCTTAATGAAGTATTTGTTGCTCAGCTAAGCGAGCCTTATCCAGCTCGTGCAGCAGTACAAGTTGCAGCATTGCCTAAAGGCGGCGTAGTTGAGATTGAATCTATTTTATATATAGAATAG